TGCTCAACTGGATCGCCTACTTCATCCTGACTTACCTGGTGACGACCCACATATACGATCCCCTGATGCCCTACAAGTCCTTCTCGGTCCCTAAGGCAGCCACCATAGGAAGCCTGACCATCTGGGGGACATCGATCCCGCTGATCTTCCCGATAGCCGTGATCTCGTCCCTCCTCATGTACTTCCTGATATTCCACTCCGGTTTGGGATACGAGATGAGGGTCTCGGGTTCCTCCCCTAGATCCGCAAGGTACGCGGGGTTCAGCCCGGAGAGGGCGATTATCATCTCAATGGCCCTGGGAGGAGCGATGAGCGGACTT
This genomic stretch from Candidatus Korarchaeota archaeon NZ13-K harbors:
- a CDS encoding ABC transporter permease; this encodes LNWIAYFILTYLVTTHIYDPLMPYKSFSVPKAATIGSLTIWGTSIPLIFPIAVISSLLMYFLIFHSGLGYEMRVSGSSPRSARYAGFSPERAIIISMALGGAMSGLGGGLLVLGHTHAIDSTMSGLYGMGFAGIGAGLLGRNNPLGIVLSSLFLSLLVIGGEAAELRVGVPTELADALIGAVVVVLSAPQLLRLLRLRRVVP